Genomic window (Argopecten irradians isolate NY chromosome 2, Ai_NY, whole genome shotgun sequence):
ttgtaaaacatgtTTCATATTTCTACTTTCCCTTTTAAAGTTTTGGCAATTTTACACACGAATTATCccatgtatactatatactgGTTTATTCAGTACcttttaattcaaatacaaaCATAGGATATCTTACAGATTAATATTTGGTAGATGATTTGATTTTCGAATAAAATTCATAATACCAGAAGAACTTGTAGCTTCCTTGTAGCCTTAAAAATCCAGAACCATCCGCCACAACGAAACATTCACTTTCGTAACATATCGTTTAAATTGTTTTAGTATCTTTATTAATCATACAAGCTCAAACATGtaggaaaaaatataaaacaaacatcgTAAATTATTTTTCTACATAACTGGACACCAATTATACTATGAACAGTCACGTGTATTTATTCTCTCTATATATAGATCTCCCTGATTTCTACAAACAACTGCTGGCTAAGAAGTTATACTCCACGAAAGGTAAAAAAACTTCAACATCCAGGTCTCATATCTACCCACAGACTGTTGCTAACTGTTTTCGTTAAGTTCCTGGTAAAAGGAGACATTCACTTCATAATTATGTGTTTAGCATGTGTTTGACATAACTAGTGAATGGCAAGGACACAAGTGCTAAAAACACTTTTACGTagtatttcatatcaaaaaggTCTTTTTCATGTAATATTAGAACTGAAGACATCAGACATGGTTTTTCTGTGCTTTATTAGAATTTTAtatttctactttcactttagGTAATGTTATTTACACAATATAAATATTAGGGTACTTTTATTATTTAAAGGGCTGGTTGTGGAGGATTTCCTCCTTGAATAAGAATTTGTCGTATGTTACTGTGATATTAGACATTTATGAATAGGAGATTTGAAGAACATATAACGAAGatttgcataatttgtcaaagcacaggtttacgacgcgcgcgcgcaaaaaaaaacaaaaaattcagtattttcagtattttcagttttttggggttttttttgcgcgcgtcgtaaacctgtggtcaAAGAGCCATTTCACTTCCCAGTAGACTATAAGACTCATTCATACCATAGGTATTAACTCGGCTGTCAATgcatgtcaatatataatctatatatccaatattactgttcgtatcatattatgtaatcgtgttcgttttgtgtgtcttgataaaggggcagatcgcctcgaaaattggACATTTATTTTGTCCACACGTTTGGGATTACTTCTGTGTTCCCATAAACTATATTACACATTGACATGCATTGACAGACGAGTTTAATACTATAATGATTTATACATGGATATAAAGGAAATGGTAGGAATATTCTACCCTAGGGTCACAAAAtcttgtaaaacccgaggcttgccatTTTGCGATCCCGAGAATATCTCTatcattcatatccacataAGAAAGGGTGTTTTGCAATTTTACTTATGATATCCCGCAACTTCCCTTTCCAAGATTGTTTCGGGGAGAGTATCGTACCAATTATTTTTTGACTAGCGAAGTTGAGTATCCCGatgatatcccgccattttaACATAAACCCAAAGAAAACCGCgatgtttaaattaaaatagGAATCCTGTTGATGTAGTGGTGTCACGAGGTTGTATGCATTAGTATTCATGGTACATCCTCAATATTtaaggggttccgatcacttacgatctctatacccctggactatctcatagtaaagctgaaggcagctcaggggaacaaatctgaaccaatcacaggtctgcgTAGATTTCCATTGAAGACTACAgggagagcgacgcccaacttcaaagccacacagtcaaccacagtgtaccgttatgcggctcttttgatgtgcatcaaatgactaaattatcTGTTtagttctgttgcctccagttttactatgatatagtccatgggtgtagagatcgtaagtgatcagaacccctggagtatcgaggatgccatGGTAGGGATGATCACTTACTTTAACGTTAGGTTTAGTCTGTACTAAAACAATGCTGTCTTTGTCTCTCATTATGTGTATATGGGCTACGTACTTATGTGAACGTATACGGGTGTTGACAAACCGAAAATAGTTTAAAACATAGAATGTCACGATACAATGTTGTGAGATATAATTAAAGATGACATCATAATTGTTCAAGCGTACAATTCGTGGAACTTCTAAAACGGCCATATTGGGAAGGTCAACCTCCAGACTGGTGACATTCACGATATCACACGGTAATGTAAAAAAGggaaaatactgaaaatatttaTCTCATAGATCAAACTACTAACTGTTATGCTTAAGTATCATTTCAAGTATTAACGGAACTTAAACTGAAAAAGTTTTTGAAATTTGCAAAACATGTTTCATATTTCTACTTTCGCTTTTAAAGTTTTGTCAATTTTACACACGAgttatccatatatatataatggtctgtttaaattgaaaattcacTACGATTGGATTCAATTGCAAACATATTATAGCTTACAGATATGTATTTGGGAGATGATTTGATTTTCGAAGAGAATAAACAATACCAGAAGAATTTGTTTTAACTTCCTTGTAGCCTTACAAATCCACCCATCACAACGAAACATTGACTTTCGTAACGTATCGTGTAGATTGTTTTAGTATCTTTATTAATCATACATCCTCaaacatgtatgaaaaaatatatataacaaataccgTGTAATTATTTTATGGTAGATCTAACCATATACATTACTGGACACCAATTATACTTTGAACTATAAAAAGTCACGtgtatttatctttatatatagaTCGTCCTGACTTCTACAAACACCAGCTGGCTGAAAAGGTAAACTCCACGAAAGGTAAAATACGCCAAAAATCTCAACATCCAGGTTCTTATCTACTCACCGACTGTTGCTAACTGTTTTCGTTTAAAGTTCCTGGTaaaaggagacattcactgcaTAATTATGTGTTTAGCATGTGTTTGACATAACTAGTGAATGGCAAGGACACAAGTGCTAAAAGCATTTTTACGTagtatttcatatcaaaaagctcttttaatgtgttattagAACTGAAGACATCAGACATGGTTTTTCTGTGCTTTATTAGAATTTTAtatttctactttcactttagGTAATGTTATTTACACAATATAAAAATTAGGGTACTTTTATTATTTAAAGGGCTGGTTGTGGAGGATTTCCTCCTTGAATAAGAATTTGTCGTATGTTACTGTGATATTAGACATTTATGAATATGTGATTTGAAGAACATATAACGAAGatttgcataatttgtcaaagcacaggtttacgacgcgcgcgcaaaaaaaacaaaatattcagtattttcagttttttgggggtttttttgcgcgcgtcgtaaacctgtggtcaAAGAGCCATTTCACTTCCCAGTAGACTATAAGACTCATTCATACCATAGGTATTAAATCGGCTGTCAATgcatgtcaatatataatctatattgtCCAatattactgttcgtatcatattatgtaatcgtgttcgttttgtgtgtcttgataaaggggcagatcgcctcgaaaattggACATTTATTTTGTCCACACGTTTGGGATTACTTCTGTGTTCCCATAATCTATATTACACATTGACATGCATTGACAGACGAGTTTAATACCTTATGATTTATACATGGATATAAAGGAAAGggtagggatattctaccctagGGTCACAAAAtcttgtaaaacccgaggcttgccattttgtgatcccgagaaTATCCCTATCAGTCATATCCATGTaagaaaaggtttttttttctctcataccttgacgttttattgcaattttacttaTGATATCCCGCAACTTCACTTTCCAAGATTGTTTCAGGGAGTGTATAGTACTTATTTTTTGACTAGCGAAAATGAGTATCCCGatgatatcccgccattttaACATAAACCCAAAGAAAACCCGATGTTTAAATTACCGATAAAATAGAAGTTCTGTTGATGGAGTGGTGTTACGAGgttgtattgcatgggtagtcatggtacatcctcgatatttaaggggttccgattacttacgatctccacacccctggactatctcatagtaaaactgaaggcagctcaggggaaaacatctgaaccaatcacaggcctgcatagatttcctttgaagactacagagagagcgacgtccaacttcaaagccacacagccaagaacagtgtaccgttatgcggctcttttgatgtgcatcaaagtTCTAAACTGTTAAgttatgttgcctccagttttactgtgatatagtccaggggtgtagagatcgtaagtgatcggaacccctggagtatcgaggatgccatGGTAGGGATGATCACTTACTTTAACGTTAGATTTAGTCTGTACTAAAACTTGAATCAAGTCTCAACTATTTACCTAACTAATACATGTGTTTTTTCCAGATTAAATTCGAAGGAAAATGTCAGgaaaaaccacaacaaaatcTGACCTTgataaaaaatctgaaaaaggTATAGTTCATATCTACGACGATGTATAAACAAAGATTGTGCTATGCCACCTAACCCAGAACAATACTCAAATATTGCACACAAATCCACAATAATTGAATTGACAAAccgcattttttaaataatacaatgaAAACAAACTTACTTTGACTCATGTTAAGTAGCTCTAAATGTTCATGGAGGATTTGTGGCTTTCTCAGGAAGTGGGGAGTCCCGCAACATGCAATCAGCAACGGAAGGTACATTTGAGCCACTGCTATGTCCtgataataacaaaaacaacctAAACTGTCTTACACCTCATTTGTCTCATTTTCCCCCTAGGTTATATAAGCTTTAATATTTgtgttaataattaataattaatttttatttgctttcatactaaatctgacgttctgattggctgatactttttcttcatatactatgaaaaaataatctgagaatggcgcgaaaaaccggtgttattatgacgtcacgatagagacgtcgacgttgcgtattcattttttatatcatCAAGTAGTctgcaaaattaattataagcattgatgtcactattttttaacttcatcgggttatggaataaattttgtttgcaaacttttgtgagaatccttGACGCGGATTCACATAGGttgcaaaatttctttcataccccgatgaagttaaaaaaatagtgacatcaatgcttaaatgtttAAGTAATTTGCAGACTAGATTAACAGAATAAATGCTGTACTAATAACTTTAACGATTTATTATGACtttgaaatattatgaaataattcaGAAAAGAGATGCACATTTAATATAGGTTATATTTGAAATTACTTGATTGATTAAAATTCTTACACATGATATACACATTACACATGGGGCCGCggtagccgagtggttaagatgtcccgacatattaccacaagccctccacctctcagtctgggatgcgggttcgaatcccatgtggggcagttgccaggtactgaccgctggtcggtggtttttctccgggtactccggctttcctccaccaacaaacctggcacgtccttacatgaccctggctgttaataggacgtaaaaataaataaaccaaatacACATGATCCTTTGAATAAATGTTATCTGGGACACTATTTTTAAATCTTTGACATCTCATGAAATGAAGAATGCTACTGGTATCCAGAATTTAAAGTTTGAAATACGTTTGAAACACGGCTCTTTTCATGAGATAAAAGAGAttagttatttttgttatttatgatGCATTTGATAATGTGATCATTCAGTGGTGATTTGAATTTCTTCAGAAATTGCTGATGGCATGGCAGGATGTAGTATTGgtgataatgataatggaaATGGCGACGAAGCAAAGGACAAAGCAGCAGAACCTCGTAGAACTGTGAAACCTGTGCAAGAAACAACGTCCCAGCAGGTTGATAAAGAACCAAATAAAGGAGATGTCAGCCAAAATCAGTCCAATCCCAAGACGTCAGCCTGGTTTGTATTccacaaatgttttgttttcttgaatTGTAATTCAGGTAGCAGACGTTTTcggtattctgtatttgcatattacagagttatctacccttgcgggtaggtattaattatgacgtcatgtatttgcgagcataacgtcatacttttcggagaaaatgacatgAACTGCTCTCACAAAttgatgacgtaacaatcgatacttacctgcaagggagctaactctgtaatatccaaAGACGGAATGGTCTTGTTTAACGTTATCAATAAGGATATTAGTTTTACTTCAACTTAAATGAAATTAACGCCTTAAAAATACTTATTACTagttataatgttttaataactTGAGTGGTCATTTTAGTCTTTATtcttacaaaataattatatttccaCTAAACATTGTCTTGTTGAAACTACCAACCCTAATGTAGACAAGTTATTTCGTTTGACCCCTCATGACTTTGATgtgtttatgacgtcaaaacgGTTTCGTTGGAAACGTTGACCATTAACATGACGACTAATGATACAATGTGAAAATGCACATTTGCAGTGACTAATTCTTATGTCCGTAACTGTGTGTTGGGCTTTggaacattttatataaaattaaatatacgCACAGtctgtatgtattatatttttaacGATTATGGATCCCCCGAATTTTCGAATAATTGAGTCTTTCGTCTTAAGTTGCTCGTTAATCACGTAAAACATTTTAATCtcgtatataaaaaatgtacgcatacaagttttgttaaaaataatgtaaatatatttttagtgtaACTTTGTGTAAATAAGTACAATGTTAATCTATTTGTTTTCGTCTAGTTCAAAGCAGTCAACAAGCCAGACCACTGGACCTGTTGGTGAGTATTAGCTATGCTTACCTATTTCGTGTCAGTTTATGATCACAAGAGATGAAGTCTTAGGTGACCGACCTAAAATACCATCTCAGTAATGATTTTTCTGAAACCAAAATCATCGGAGCAATTTTACCTATCTACTGCTCGGGGACGGAACCGAAAGCTGTCCTCAAAACTTCGAGGTCAAAAACGGGAGAATATCAAAGGAGACAGGAGCAGAAAGAGAACATATTTAGGAAGAACGATAATGGCATATAGCACCATAGCAACAAAATATTCTCGCTATCTGCAAGTttaaacaaaacagaaatttCTTCAcaagataaatgaacatttgcGTCACAGGtacttatgacgtcataaacaatAAATGACGTCGTATGATTGTCTCTGTAGACGTTTTCTTAAAGGTTCGTGACagatcaaattattgaactaaGTGTTACTACTACCACGACACCTTTGTTATTCCCCACCTATACGGTTCTAAAACATTATATGAGCTGTATGAATTAAATAATTCTATTGAGATATATAACTAGGAATGTTGAAGATGGTATATAATAGCTTGACTAGTATATTTTTTGAACTCATTAGACTAGCAATCATTTTATATGCTAATTATGTGACAGAcacaattttaaaatctaatGAACGTTACACAATCTAAACAAAAAACTAATCACTGACTCCTATGAGGCTAAGTAGACTAGAATAATTGTGACAGAGATTGAGTTGGTGGTGGTGGAAAATTGTAATCAAGATAATctaaatgaaatatgtaaattgTCACTATATAACTCATCCATCTTGTGCGATTCACTCCTCTCATTCAGTCGAACTTGAGACAGATAGATTTGAAATAGAATTT
Coding sequences:
- the LOC138314420 gene encoding uncharacterized protein isoform X3 — protein: MNTRHLISGTSITAILGRSTSRLVTFTISHDLPDFYKQLLAKKLYSTKDRPDFYKHQLAEKVNSTKEIADGMAGCSIGDNDNGNGDEAKDKAAEPRRTVKPVQETTSQQVDKEPNKGDVSQNQSNPKTSACSKQSTSQTTGPVDWQFYLDTLAPHLIYRPG
- the LOC138314420 gene encoding uncharacterized protein isoform X4; the protein is MNTRHLISGTSITAILGRSTSRLVTFTISHDLPDFYKQLLAKKLYSTKEIADGMAGCSIGDNDNGNGDEAKDKAAEPRRTVKPVQETTSQQVDKEPNKGDVSQNQSNPKTSACSKQSTSQTTGPVDWQFYLDTLAPHLIYRPG